A stretch of DNA from Bacillus sp. Marseille-Q1617:
ATGAGGATATCCGCAAAGCCTTTCAATTTGCCATTTTAAAGGGAATGAAAGAAAATGTTCAGCCAAATCATCAAATGACTCCGGATTCTCTCGGGTTATTTATCAGTTTCCTCGTCAATAAATTCACTCAGGGCAATGAGAAACTGACCGTTTTAGACCCGGCAATCGGTACAGGCAATCTTCTGACAACCGTGTTGAATCAGATGCCTCACGTCGAATCCCAATCCATCGGGGTGGAAATCGATGATGTATTGATTAAATTGGCTTACGTTGGGGCAAATCTTCAAAAACATCCGCTGCAGCTTTTCAATCAAGATGCATTGGAGCCGTTATTTATCGACCCTGTCGATATTGTCCTGAGTGATCTTCCAGTAGGATATTATCCGAATGATATCAGGGCACAGGATTATGAGTTAAAAGCTGAAGAAGGCCATTCCTACGCCCATCACTTATTCATCGAACAAAGCTTGAAACATACGAAAGAAGGCGGCTACCTGTTCTTCATCGTCCCAAATGCGCTGTTCGAATCACCTCTCAGCAGCCAGCTGCATTTATTTTTAAAAGAAAAAGTGAACATTCAAGGCTTCCTGCAGCTGCCGCTTTCTTTATTCAAAAATAAGAACTCGGCGAAAAGCATCCTGATCCTTCAAAAGAAGAAAGAAGGTCTGAAAGCACCGAAAGAAGTCCTGCTCGCGAATCTTCCAAGCCTCTCGAATCAGCGTGCATTAGAGGATATCCTTGGCAAGATCGATCAGTGGCTGGTTGATAATAAATAACCATAGTACTAAGACTGCTTACAAGTATAGAGCAGTCTTTTTTTCTTGTGCTTTATTTTGTTTAGCAGTCAGGGGATTGCGGAAATATGAAAAAGAGTTTCCTTTTCGAATTTTGCGAAAATATTTAATTTAACATGAAAACGATGTCATTTCAAGCTTTTTCTTGAAATCGATAGTGTACAGTGATTAAATGGGGAATTGAGAGATAAAAAGTGATTCAATGAACAAAATATAGATAGTGAAGATCCTATATATTAAAGGAGCGATACAACGTGGCAAACAAAATAATTGCAATCAATGCCGGAAGCTCATCTTTGAAGTTTCAGCTATTCGACATGCCTGAAGAAACAGTCATCACAAAGGGACTTATTGAGCGTATTGGCTTGGACAATGCGGTTTTTAACATATCAGTGAACGGTGAAAAGAAAGAAGAGGTAACGGATATCCCTGATCATGAGGTAGCGGTCAAAATGCTTCTTGAGAAATTGACTGGGTTCGGCATCATCGATTCCCTTGATGAAATCCAGGGGATCGGCCACCG
This window harbors:
- a CDS encoding class I SAM-dependent methyltransferase gives rise to the protein MNSPVESLFGIIDETSLLLKEELACSYLEAVAETGENLFQDDILQDELSELTKKRLHKKYEEIKIGSIENEDIRKAFQFAILKGMKENVQPNHQMTPDSLGLFISFLVNKFTQGNEKLTVLDPAIGTGNLLTTVLNQMPHVESQSIGVEIDDVLIKLAYVGANLQKHPLQLFNQDALEPLFIDPVDIVLSDLPVGYYPNDIRAQDYELKAEEGHSYAHHLFIEQSLKHTKEGGYLFFIVPNALFESPLSSQLHLFLKEKVNIQGFLQLPLSLFKNKNSAKSILILQKKKEGLKAPKEVLLANLPSLSNQRALEDILGKIDQWLVDNK